Proteins encoded within one genomic window of Cydia pomonella isolate Wapato2018A chromosome 12, ilCydPomo1, whole genome shotgun sequence:
- the LOC133523533 gene encoding uncharacterized protein LOC133523533 has translation MATTFIGNLSHFDHNTQEWEIFSSRLKQFIVLNQIKDDMRQAVLLTHLHDDTYRLLKNLVYPSKVEEVGYDELLRVLDGHFTPKRCTFADKTKFYEAMRDVGESVEKWAARIRGLAVHCEFGNSLDMLLRDKFVLGLRAGKERERLFEQDATTLTLAKAMELAQQTECAQKARADAVAVAVKQEPVYRAGAQPSAGRRDPEARTCSVCGMRSHDESRCRYKSYRCQLCGEKGHLKKVCTSKKQSKSRVNNVEATEFSVEGGDCDNCKECKLLSLRSYN, from the exons atggCTACTACTTTTATCGGAAATTTAAGTCATTTTGACCATAACACCCAAGAATGGGAAATTTTCAGTAGTCGTTTGAAGCAGTTCATTGTTTTAAACCAAATTAAAGATGATATGAGACAGGCAGTGCTACTGACACATCTGCATGACGATACATACCGGCTGTTGAAGAACCTTGTGTACCCGAGTAAGGTAGAAGAGGTCGGGTACGACGAGTTGTTAAGGGTGCTCGACGGTCATTTTACTCCGAAGAGGTGTACCTTCGCTGATAAGACCAAATTCTACGAGGCTATGCGTGACGTGGGGGAGAGTGTCGAGAAGTGGGCGGCTAGAATCAGAGGACTCGCCGTACACTGCGAGTTTGGAAACTCGCTGGACATGCTGCTGCGGGACAAGTTCGTGCTGGGGCTACGCGCCGGCAAGGAGCGCGAGCGACTCTTCGAGCAGGACGCCACCACGCTCACGCTGGCGAAGGCGATGGAGCTGGCACAGCAGACGGAGTGCGCGCAGAAGGCACGCGCCGATGCAGTGGCCGTGGCCGTGAAGCAGGAGCCGGTGTACCGGGCGGGCGCGCAGCCGTCCGCCGGCCGCCGGGACCCCGAGGCGAGGACCTGCTCGGTGTGCGGTATGAGGAGCCACGACGAGAGTAGGTGCCGATATAAGTCCTACCGGTGCCAGCTGTGTGGTGAAAAGGGACACCTCAAGAAAGTGTGTACTTCCAAGAAGCAGTCCAAGAGTCGTGTGAACAATGTTGAAGCGACAGAGTTCTCGGTAGAAGGTGGGGACTGCGATAATTGCAAGGAGTGTAAACTTCTAAGTTTAAG GTCTTACAATTAA